From Deltaproteobacteria bacterium, one genomic window encodes:
- a CDS encoding NAD(P)/FAD-dependent oxidoreductase: MSEYQQWTCDVLVIGAGPAGSMAARFAAQEGAAVILLERRERVGLPVRCAEYVPLPVSRYVELNRPGLLVQTVRAMQTFIPGDAVKETVVPGAIINRDRLDQELAGLAVKAGAELKTGIQAWTRQGDQVVAREKEGLVRISSRVIIGADGPSSQVGRWMGSGHKEFLISAQYRISLTRPLDHTRIYFRPYIQGGYGWLFPKGGEANLGVGIVPSLHKGLKKVLDQFKMELAQEDLIKDAIKRQGGGILPVGGLIPVAKENMILAGDAAGTCHPITGAGVGNALLSGEMAGQAAAEAVRKGNFQSLKQYEKELRGLLGHSLNLGVRKRKAMMARWNRPDFSETIRQNWIAFREYYK, from the coding sequence ATGTCTGAGTATCAACAATGGACCTGCGATGTCCTGGTGATCGGGGCCGGACCGGCCGGAAGCATGGCGGCCCGATTCGCGGCTCAGGAGGGGGCTGCCGTTATCCTCCTGGAACGGCGGGAGCGGGTCGGTCTCCCGGTGCGTTGTGCCGAATATGTGCCCCTGCCCGTGAGCCGATATGTGGAATTAAACCGTCCCGGCCTTCTGGTTCAAACGGTCCGGGCCATGCAAACTTTTATTCCCGGAGACGCTGTTAAAGAAACGGTTGTCCCCGGTGCAATAATCAACCGGGACCGCTTGGACCAGGAGCTGGCCGGTTTGGCGGTCAAGGCCGGGGCAGAATTAAAAACAGGGATCCAGGCCTGGACCCGGCAGGGCGATCAGGTTGTTGCCCGGGAGAAAGAAGGGTTGGTCAGGATTTCAAGCCGGGTCATCATCGGGGCCGATGGCCCTTCCTCCCAGGTGGGCCGGTGGATGGGAAGCGGTCATAAGGAATTTTTAATTTCCGCCCAGTACCGGATTTCCCTAACAAGGCCCTTGGACCATACGCGTATCTATTTCCGTCCTTATATCCAAGGAGGTTATGGCTGGCTTTTTCCGAAAGGGGGCGAGGCCAACTTGGGGGTCGGCATCGTTCCTTCTTTACACAAGGGCTTGAAGAAAGTCCTTGATCAATTTAAGATGGAATTGGCCCAGGAAGATTTGATAAAAGATGCGATCAAAAGGCAAGGAGGAGGGATCCTTCCGGTGGGCGGACTGATTCCGGTGGCCAAAGAGAATATGATCCTGGCCGGCGATGCGGCCGGGACCTGTCACCCCATAACCGGGGCCGGTGTGGGCAATGCCCTCCTTTCCGGCGAAATGGCCGGCCAAGCGGCGGCCGAGGCGGTTCGAAAGGGAAATTTTCAATCTCTTAAACAATATGAGAAAGAATTAAGAGGTCTTCTGGGGCACAGCTTGAATCTCGGGGTCCGAAAGAGAAAGGCTATGATGGCCCGGTGGAACAGACCGGATTTTTCCGAAACCATCCGTCAAAACTGGATCGCTTTCAGAGAATATTATAAATAG